In one Dreissena polymorpha isolate Duluth1 chromosome 7, UMN_Dpol_1.0, whole genome shotgun sequence genomic region, the following are encoded:
- the LOC127836822 gene encoding BTB/POZ domain-containing protein 2-like has translation MYNMETAWQHSDSFLLTNLAMLEKQLLCDVTLVGKHSTDPIKCHKFILVSRSSVFEAMLCGPLAETNDVINISDIEESILKSFVRYLYSNCVEITAETVLHLMYAAKKYDVLGLQTKCRSFLDIEMSAINVCTVLDQAIAFDNMDFQKICLKLIMRQSKDVLETESFVEISRSALKAILMCDNFGTSECELFNGCIRWARHACKSSSRSETDSDIRDVLGKELIDLIRFPAMSGNEFAENVAGTSLLCQSDIIDVFRSIITQKTVSLFKSEPRISLTMECLFIRCETFVNDRGGGFSFGVSPQINVKGNNFSFLYQMIALLVGSLCAYLYTMVLQKLQLKYLKTV, from the exons ATGTACAACATGGAGACAGCCTGGCAACACTCTGACTCGTTTTTGTTAACCAATTTAGCAATGCTCGAGAAACAGCTACTTTGTGATGTCACATTGGTAGGAAAGCATTCCACTGACCCGATCAAGTGTCACAAATTTATCCTCGTCAGTCGTAGCTCAGTTTTCGAGGCCATGTTATGTGGACCACTTGCAGAaacaaatgacgtcatcaatatatCGGATATTGAGGAATCAATCCTGAAATCATTTGTtag ATACCTATACAGTAACTGTGTTGAGATCACTGCTGAGACAGTCCTACATCTTATGTATGCGGCGAAAAAGTACGATGTGCTGGGGTTACAAACAAAATGTAGATCGTTCTTGGATATTGAAATGAGTGCTATAAACGTATGCACTGTCTTGGATCAAGCCATTGCGTTTGATAATATGGATtttcaaaaaatatgtttgaaacttATAATGAGACAATCGAAAGACGTTTTGGAAACAGAATCATTTGTCGAAATATCAAGGTCAGCACTCAAGGCAATTTTAATGTGTGACAATTTTGGGACCAGCGAATGCGAACTATTCAATGGATGTATACGATGGGCAAGACACGCCTGTAAGTCCTCTAGTCGCAGTGAGACCGATTCTGATATACGAGACGTACTGGGAAAAGAATTGATAGATTTGATTAGATTTCCCGCTATGTCTGGAAATGAATTTGCCGAGAATGTAGCGGGAACAAGCTTGCTGTGTCAGTCGGATATCATCGATGTTTTCCGTTCCATTATTACACAGAAAACTGTTTCGTTATTCAAGAGCGAGCCTCGTATTAGTCTTACTATGGAATGTCTTTTTATACGATGTGAAACATTTGTAAATGACCGTGGAGGTGGTTTTTCTTTTGGTGTTAGCCCTCAAATCAATGTTAAGGGAAACAACTTTAGTTTTCTGTATCAGATGATTGCGCTCTTAGTGGGGTCGCTATGTGCTTACCTGTACACGATGGTTCTACAAAAGCTACAATTGAAATATTTGAAGACGGTTTGA